In one window of Desulfovibrio sp. DNA:
- a CDS encoding PEP/pyruvate-binding domain-containing protein — MALLKYLRHWLGREQPSEPDPAVLAREEELKARLRERCARFRRLLSANKRALEAMSEVEDRLTGARPFGMDYVHAVSTRAVTAVFQMVRDLNALSDNAYAALQDSFDRIRSEMESMLEEMPHQDGPLILHLDQISLSDLTLVGGKMANLGEVAANAGLTVPDGFAVTVSAYYRFMEYNGLQSELNRRIQATDMQSLDEVFSLAAALQKSVLTAPLPPELEKSITEAVDAMRAKAGPGLKLALRSSAVGEDSLGVTFAGQYRSELNVPPEEACEVWKEIIASKYAVTAMSYRYQHGIPDDAAPMCVGVLAMVPAAAGGVAYSRDPVAASRGREQILLNAVPGLPQAVVDGVVTPDVYIFSRKVPPELIHKRLAGPEGTPPSLTDKQAADLAKVAIALEAYYTEPQDVEWALDAEDGRIVVLQSRPLREANSATEQSTVEHQGAGEEAGEAFVLADLPAGLKVLAAGGVAVSPGVGMGPVFVARKEADMLSFPQDGILVVERALPRWAPLLSRASGLVSETGGMAGHLASVAREYQLPAVFSLPDACLLLHGAGEATLDAGRCAVFADRQPQLASTAVEPTNLMAGSPVHQRLQALSQLMVPLHLLDPDAPEFTPAHCRTLHDITRFCHEKSVRLMFEEEDADVSRRMGKQLRAGAKLQYWIVDMGGGFKHRVTGPIVDIDVIASAPMLALWDGMVAVPWAGPPAASASGFMTIMLESTMKPELESTAPNSMANKNFFIISDNYMILQARYGYHFCTVESLAGEQSHENFVNFQFKGGAADRQRRRLRARMVADLLEQHGFRADVKDDSVFAVAEGYSATETLMKTRLLGYLLIHTRQVDMIMLETDRATALKNKMLADMESLSTRPLLGRSL, encoded by the coding sequence ATGGCTCTGCTCAAATACTTGCGACACTGGCTGGGGCGTGAGCAGCCCTCGGAGCCGGATCCGGCGGTACTGGCCCGGGAGGAAGAACTGAAGGCACGGCTGCGCGAGCGTTGCGCCCGGTTCCGCCGTCTGCTCTCGGCCAACAAGCGCGCCCTTGAAGCCATGAGTGAGGTGGAAGACCGCCTTACGGGCGCGAGGCCGTTTGGCATGGACTATGTGCATGCCGTCAGCACGCGCGCCGTTACCGCCGTCTTTCAGATGGTGCGCGATCTCAACGCACTTTCCGACAACGCCTATGCCGCCCTGCAGGATTCCTTTGACCGCATCCGTTCAGAAATGGAATCCATGCTGGAGGAAATGCCCCATCAGGACGGCCCCCTCATCCTGCACCTTGACCAGATCAGCCTGAGCGACCTCACCCTGGTTGGCGGCAAAATGGCCAATCTTGGCGAAGTCGCCGCCAATGCTGGTCTTACCGTGCCGGACGGTTTTGCCGTAACCGTCAGCGCCTACTACCGTTTTATGGAATATAACGGCCTGCAGAGCGAACTGAACCGGCGCATTCAGGCCACGGACATGCAGAGCCTGGATGAAGTCTTCAGCCTTGCCGCCGCCTTGCAAAAGTCTGTGCTCACGGCCCCGTTGCCGCCCGAGCTTGAAAAAAGCATCACCGAAGCCGTGGACGCCATGCGCGCCAAGGCCGGGCCAGGGCTAAAACTGGCCCTGCGCAGCAGCGCAGTGGGCGAGGATTCCCTGGGCGTCACCTTTGCCGGGCAGTACAGGTCTGAACTCAATGTGCCGCCTGAAGAAGCCTGTGAAGTGTGGAAGGAGATCATCGCCAGCAAGTATGCGGTTACGGCCATGAGCTACCGATACCAGCACGGCATTCCAGACGATGCAGCGCCCATGTGCGTGGGGGTGCTGGCCATGGTGCCCGCCGCAGCCGGGGGCGTGGCCTACAGCCGCGATCCCGTGGCCGCCAGCCGTGGCCGCGAGCAGATTCTTCTCAATGCCGTTCCCGGCTTGCCGCAAGCCGTTGTGGACGGTGTGGTTACCCCTGACGTGTATATTTTCAGCCGCAAGGTTCCGCCGGAACTGATCCACAAACGGCTGGCCGGGCCCGAGGGCACGCCCCCAAGTCTTACCGACAAACAGGCGGCTGACCTCGCAAAAGTGGCCATAGCCCTTGAAGCGTACTATACCGAGCCACAGGATGTGGAGTGGGCCCTTGATGCCGAGGACGGGCGCATCGTTGTTTTACAAAGCCGCCCACTGCGTGAGGCCAATTCCGCCACGGAGCAGAGTACTGTCGAGCATCAGGGGGCAGGAGAGGAGGCAGGCGAAGCCTTTGTGCTTGCTGACCTGCCCGCCGGGCTCAAGGTGCTGGCCGCAGGCGGAGTGGCCGTAAGCCCCGGCGTTGGCATGGGGCCGGTCTTTGTGGCCCGCAAGGAAGCGGACATGCTTTCCTTTCCTCAGGATGGCATTTTGGTGGTGGAACGGGCTTTGCCGCGCTGGGCGCCGCTGCTTTCGCGCGCCTCCGGGCTCGTGAGTGAAACAGGGGGCATGGCCGGGCATTTGGCATCGGTAGCGCGCGAATACCAGCTGCCAGCCGTCTTCAGCCTGCCCGACGCCTGCCTCTTGCTGCACGGCGCAGGCGAAGCCACGCTGGATGCCGGGCGCTGCGCCGTTTTTGCCGATAGGCAGCCGCAACTTGCCTCCACAGCGGTGGAGCCGACCAATCTCATGGCTGGCAGTCCCGTGCATCAACGACTCCAGGCTTTGAGCCAGCTCATGGTGCCCCTGCATCTTCTGGACCCCGACGCGCCGGAATTCACGCCTGCCCATTGCCGTACCCTGCACGACATTACCCGCTTCTGTCATGAAAAGTCCGTCCGGCTCATGTTTGAAGAGGAAGACGCCGACGTCAGCAGGCGCATGGGCAAACAACTGCGGGCCGGAGCCAAGCTGCAATACTGGATTGTGGACATGGGCGGTGGATTCAAGCACCGCGTGACCGGCCCCATCGTGGATATTGATGTGATTGCCAGTGCGCCCATGCTTGCCCTTTGGGACGGTATGGTCGCAGTGCCGTGGGCCGGGCCGCCTGCGGCCAGCGCTTCGGGATTCATGACCATCATGCTTGAGAGCACCATGAAGCCAGAGCTTGAAAGTACCGCGCCCAACAGCATGGCCAACAAAAACTTTTTTATCATTTCTGATAACTATATGATCTTGCAGGCTCGCTATGGCTATCACTTCTGCACAGTAGAAAGCCTTGCGGGTGAGCAAAGCCACGAAAATTTCGTGAACTTTCAGTTCAAGGGCGGAGCTGCGGACAGGCAACGCCGTCGGCTGCGCGCCCGCATGGTGGCTGACCTGCTGGAGCAGCACGGGTTCCGCGCCGATGTGAAGGACGACTCGGTCTTTGCCGTGGCCGAAGGCTACAGCGCCACAGAAACATTGATGAAGACGCGCCTTCTGGGCTATTTGCTCATCCACACACGCCAGGTGGATATGATCATGCTGGAGACAGACAGGGCCACGGCGCTGAAAAACAAAATGCTGGCGGATATGGAATCGCTAAGCACCAGGCCGCTTTTGGGGAGATCTCTTTAG
- a CDS encoding D-glycerate dehydrogenase, which translates to MTKPRVFVTRSVLPEALDLLRTRCQVDVGPAEGLSGKALIDAVRGVDAVVATLQHLDTDVMEALAPTCKIISSYGVGYDHIPVAEATRLGIWVTHNPDAVTTDTADLAWALMLGVARKLRDGDMTVRNDETPWGVTIHMGLRVSGKTLGIVGSGRIALAVAKRAQGFNMRLSYTARHRNEAFEAATGAQYLSKEELLASSDFVSLHIPLTDETRHYISTPELSLMRPNAILINTARGPVVDEEALVVALKEGRIAGAGLDVFEHEPHAHPELRTMNKVLMTPHRGVATIDSHVDMGESSAQKIFDALDGRLPQNCLNPQARKPSVA; encoded by the coding sequence ATGACTAAACCTCGCGTATTTGTAACCCGTAGTGTACTGCCTGAAGCTCTGGACCTTTTGCGCACACGTTGCCAGGTGGATGTGGGGCCTGCGGAAGGATTGTCCGGAAAAGCGCTGATTGACGCCGTGCGAGGGGTGGACGCCGTTGTCGCCACATTGCAGCATCTTGACACTGACGTTATGGAAGCCCTTGCTCCCACGTGCAAAATCATTTCCAGCTATGGCGTTGGCTATGACCATATCCCGGTGGCAGAGGCCACACGCCTTGGTATATGGGTGACGCACAACCCCGATGCCGTCACCACCGATACGGCCGATCTCGCCTGGGCGCTGATGCTTGGCGTGGCCCGCAAGCTGCGCGATGGGGATATGACGGTACGCAATGACGAGACTCCCTGGGGCGTCACCATTCATATGGGCCTGCGGGTGAGCGGCAAGACTCTGGGCATTGTGGGCAGCGGGCGCATAGCCCTTGCTGTGGCAAAGCGCGCGCAGGGTTTTAACATGCGCCTCAGCTATACGGCCCGCCACAGAAATGAAGCATTTGAAGCCGCCACCGGCGCGCAGTACCTGAGCAAGGAAGAACTGCTGGCTTCGTCCGACTTTGTAAGCCTGCACATTCCCCTGACCGATGAAACGCGGCATTACATCAGTACGCCGGAGCTGTCGCTCATGCGTCCGAATGCCATTTTGATCAATACCGCGCGCGGCCCGGTAGTGGATGAAGAAGCGCTGGTGGTCGCCCTGAAAGAGGGCCGCATTGCCGGAGCCGGACTGGACGTTTTTGAGCACGAACCGCATGCGCATCCAGAGTTGCGAACCATGAACAAAGTGCTCATGACCCCGCACCGGGGCGTTGCCACCATCGACTCGCATGTGGATATGGGCGAGTCCTCGGCGCAAAAAATATTTGACGCTCTGGACGGCAGGCTGCCGCAAAACTGCCTGAATCCCCAGGCCCGCAAGCCCAGCGTGGCTTAG
- a CDS encoding amino acid ABC transporter ATP-binding protein, with translation MIVLNNVSKWYGDFNVLRNCTTSIHKGEVVVVCGPSGSGKSTLIKTVNGLERVENGQIFVNGTEVTSKRTNLAELRSRVGMVFQHFELFPHLNIIHNLVLAQEKVLKRNREEAREKALALLSRVGLDQHTEKYPSQLSGGQQQRVAIARALCMDPVAMLFDEPTSALDPEMINEVLDVMVELAYEGMTMMVVTHEMGFARKVAHRVLFMEEGLILEDTPKEQFFDSPQTQRAKEFLASIISH, from the coding sequence ATGATTGTTTTGAACAACGTATCCAAGTGGTACGGTGATTTTAATGTGCTGCGCAACTGCACCACCAGCATCCACAAGGGCGAGGTGGTGGTTGTATGCGGGCCTTCCGGGTCGGGCAAATCAACGCTGATCAAGACTGTCAACGGGCTTGAACGCGTGGAGAACGGCCAGATATTCGTCAATGGCACTGAAGTGACCAGCAAGCGCACCAACCTTGCGGAGCTTCGCAGCCGCGTGGGCATGGTCTTTCAGCACTTTGAGCTTTTTCCCCATCTGAACATCATTCACAACCTTGTTCTCGCGCAGGAAAAAGTGCTCAAAAGAAATCGTGAAGAAGCCAGAGAAAAGGCTCTTGCCCTGCTGAGCCGGGTGGGGCTTGACCAGCATACGGAAAAGTACCCCTCGCAGCTTTCGGGCGGCCAGCAGCAGCGTGTGGCCATTGCGCGCGCCCTGTGTATGGACCCCGTGGCCATGCTTTTTGACGAACCGACCTCTGCCCTTGATCCTGAAATGATCAATGAAGTTCTGGATGTTATGGTGGAGCTTGCCTACGAGGGCATGACCATGATGGTGGTCACGCACGAAATGGGCTTTGCCCGCAAGGTTGCGCACAGGGTGCTCTTTATGGAAGAAGGACTCATTCTTGAGGACACGCCCAAGGAGCAGTTCTTTGACAGCCCGCAGACCCAGCGCGCCAAAGAATTTCTTGCCAGCATCATCTCGCACTGA
- the gltK gene encoding glutamate/aspartate ABC transporter permease GltK, which translates to MFDFDWSIIDQSLPLLGQGVMVTLKITLTSIVLGMVIGTLLAVARISIYAPLRWLSAAYVNCFRSVPLVMVLLWFYLIVPQFLTKFLNLSPLTDIRLVSAMVAFTAFEAAYYAEIIRAGMNSVSRGQNYAALALGMTKSQTLTYVILPQAFRVMTPLLLTQGVILFQDTALVYIIGLADFFRTATNIGKTTGYEIEMVLFAGAGYFVVCFCVSLAVTVVKKRLKL; encoded by the coding sequence ATGTTTGATTTTGACTGGAGCATCATTGATCAGAGCCTGCCCCTGCTGGGTCAGGGCGTTATGGTCACGCTCAAGATAACGCTGACTTCCATTGTGCTTGGCATGGTCATCGGCACCCTTCTGGCGGTGGCGCGCATATCCATTTATGCCCCCCTGCGCTGGCTTTCGGCGGCGTATGTCAACTGCTTCCGCTCTGTGCCCCTGGTCATGGTTCTGTTGTGGTTCTACCTTATCGTACCACAATTTCTGACCAAATTTCTCAATCTTTCGCCCTTGACGGACATACGCCTTGTTTCGGCCATGGTTGCCTTTACCGCGTTTGAGGCCGCCTATTACGCTGAAATCATTCGCGCGGGCATGAACAGCGTGTCCAGAGGGCAAAACTATGCGGCCCTTGCCCTTGGCATGACCAAGTCGCAAACCCTCACCTATGTCATCCTGCCGCAGGCTTTTCGCGTCATGACGCCCCTGCTGCTGACCCAGGGCGTGATTCTGTTTCAGGATACGGCCCTCGTATACATTATAGGCCTTGCAGATTTTTTCCGCACTGCCACCAACATTGGCAAGACCACCGGCTATGAAATAGAAATGGTGCTCTTTGCGGGCGCTGGCTACTTCGTGGTCTGCTTCTGCGTTTCCCTGGCCGTAACCGTGGTAAAAAAGAGACTCAAGCTATGA
- a CDS encoding amino acid ABC transporter permease encodes MQANWNWGIFFEQAPFGNVTYLNWLIDGFLTTAALFICAWIVAFIAGSFFGILRTLPSKFFRSVGATYVAIFRNIPLIVQFFIWYLAAPDLLPYDLSVWFKSELNPNAQFFILSTCALGLFTGARVCEQVRSGILALSRGQRYAALALGLTLPQTYRYVLLPNAYRIIIPPLTSEMLNMVKNTAVASTIGLVELTSQANRLLEFSGFAYESFIAVTLAYVFLNFIVMRLMRMLEKKMRLPSTGMGGKNV; translated from the coding sequence ATGCAGGCTAACTGGAACTGGGGCATTTTTTTTGAACAAGCGCCGTTCGGAAACGTCACCTACCTCAACTGGTTGATTGACGGTTTTCTCACTACTGCGGCTCTTTTTATCTGTGCCTGGATTGTAGCCTTCATAGCAGGCTCTTTTTTCGGTATACTACGCACCTTGCCCAGCAAATTTTTTCGGAGCGTGGGGGCCACGTATGTTGCCATTTTTCGCAACATCCCCCTGATCGTTCAATTTTTCATCTGGTATCTGGCGGCCCCCGATCTGCTGCCGTACGACCTCAGCGTCTGGTTCAAGTCCGAGTTGAACCCCAATGCGCAGTTCTTCATTCTTTCCACCTGTGCGCTCGGGCTGTTTACAGGCGCACGCGTCTGTGAACAGGTACGGTCTGGCATTCTGGCTCTTTCGCGCGGGCAGCGCTACGCGGCCCTTGCCCTGGGCCTCACCCTGCCCCAGACCTACCGCTACGTGCTGCTTCCCAATGCCTACCGCATTATCATCCCCCCTTTGACCTCAGAAATGCTCAATATGGTCAAGAACACGGCTGTGGCTTCCACAATCGGACTGGTGGAGCTCACGTCACAGGCAAACCGTCTGCTGGAATTTTCGGGCTTTGCCTATGAATCCTTTATTGCCGTTACCCTGGCCTATGTATTTCTGAACTTTATCGTCATGCGTCTCATGAGGATGCTTGAAAAGAAAATGCGGCTGCCCTCCACAGGCATGGGAGGCAAAAATGTTTGA